A DNA window from Equus przewalskii isolate Varuska chromosome 12, EquPr2, whole genome shotgun sequence contains the following coding sequences:
- the EPO gene encoding erythropoietin, producing MKAEETDPERWEGWGQEPLAGGRGGGCVNLPLQTNPPLPLPASHSARISFPECPALLLLLSLLLPPLGLPALGAPPRLICDSRVLERYILEAREAENVTMGCAEGCSFGENVTVPDTKVNFYSWKRMEVEQQAVEVWQGLALLSEAILQGQALLANSSQPSETLRLHVDKAVSSLRSLTSLLRALGAQKEAISPPDAASAAPLRTFAVDTLCKLFRIYSNFLRGKLKLYTGEACRRGDR from the exons ATgaaggcagaggagacagaccCTGAGCGCTGGGAAGGTTGGGGGCAGGAGCCACtagctgggggcagaggagggggatgCGTGAACCTGCCCCTCCAAACcaaccctccccttcccctccctgcctcacacTCAGCCCGGATctcctttccagaatgtcctgCCCTGCTGCTTCTGCTGTCCCTGCTActgcctcctctgggcctcccagccctgggcgcCCCTCCACGCCTCATCTGTGACAGCCGAGTCCTGGAGAGGTACAtcctggaggccagggaggcCGAAAATGTCACG ATGGGCTGTGCCGAAGGCTGCAGCTTTGGTGAGAATGTCACCGTTCCAGACACCAAGGTTAACTTCTACTCCTGGAAGAGGATGGAG GTGGAGCAGCAGGCTGTGGAAGTCTGGCAGGGCTTGGCCCTGCTCTCAGAAGCCATTctgcagggccaggccctgttgGCCAACTCCTCCCAGCCATCTGAGACCCTGCGGCTGCATGTGGACAAAGCCGTCAGCAGCCTGCGCAGCCTCACCTCCCTGCTTCGGGCGCTGGGAGCCCAG AAGGAAGCCATCTCCCCTCCAGATGCAGCCTCTGCTGCTCCACTCCGAACATTCGCTGTTGATACTTTGTGCAAACTCTTCCGAATCTACTCCAATTTCCTGCGGGGAAAGCTGAAGCTGTACACAGGGGAGGCCTGCAGGAGAGGGGACAGGTGA
- the POP7 gene encoding ribonuclease P protein subunit p20 codes for MAENREPRGAVEAELDPVEYTLRKRLPHRLPRRPNDIYVNMKTDFKAQLARCQKLLDGGARGQNSCTEIYIHGLGLAINRAINIALQLQAGSFGSLQVAANTSTVELVDELEPETDTREPLTRIRNNSAIHIRVFRVTPK; via the coding sequence ATGGCAGAAAACCGAGAACCCCGCGGGGCCGTCGAGGCTGAGTTGGACCCGGTGGAGTACACCCTTCGGAAGCGGCTGCCCCACCGCCTGCCCCGGAGACCCAATGACATTTATGTCAACATGAAGACTGACTTTAAGGCCCAGTTGGCCCGCTGCCAAAAGCTGCTGGATGGCGGGGCGCGCGGTCAGAACTCATGCACTGAGATCTACATTCACGGCTTGGGCCTGGCCATCAACCGTGCCATcaacattgccctacagctgcagGCAGGCAGCTTCGGGTCCTTGCAGGTGGCTGCCAATACCTCCACGGTAGAGCTTGTCGATGAGCTGGAACCAGAGACTGATACGCGAGAGCCGCTCACCCGCATCCGCAACAACTCGGCCATCCACATCCGAGTCTTCAGGGTCACACCCAAGTAA